A stretch of DNA from Allomeiothermus silvanus DSM 9946:
CGGCCCAACCCGCCAGGTCTTGACCCTCAACCCCGAGATCGTGGTGCGGGCAGAGTCGGACCCGGCGGTTCGGCAGGCCATCCTCGAGGCCGAACTGGTCACCGCGGACGGGGTGGGGATCCTCTGGGCCGCCAAGCAGCTCGCCGGGAAGCAGCCGGAGGACCGGGTCACCGGGGCCGATCTGACCGTAGAACTCTTTCAGCGCTTCGGTTCGAGATTGAAGGTCTTCTTCCTCGGCGCAAAGCCAGGAATCGCGCATAAAGCCGCCGAGCGCTCCCGGCGGGAGTGGGGAATCCAGGTGGTAGGCATCCAGGACGGCTATTTCCAGGACGAAGCGGCGGTGCTCGAGGCCATTCGCGAGGCCCAGCCCGATCTTTTGCTGGTAGGGATGGGTGAACGTCAGGATACCTTTATCCATCGCAACAAGGCCACACTAGGGGCGAAAGTCGCCATCGGGGTAGGCGGGGTGCTGGACGTACTCTCCGGTGAGGTCAAACGCGCCCCACGCTGGGCGCAACGCCTCAACATCGAGTGGCTGTTGCGTGTCGGCCTCGACCGCAAGCGCTGGGGGCGGTTTCCGCGGCTGGTCCGGTTTGTACGGCTGGTGCTGGAGCAAAAAAAGGCTGGAGGCCAAAGCCTTTTCTAGCCTCCAGCTTGCAGCTCCCGGCTAATCTGCCAGGACGGGCTGGGTCTTGACCAAGGCGTAGGCGTAGCCGTCGGTGAGGGCTTTGAGGGAGGCCTCGAGGCTGTTGCGGCTGGCTCCCACGGTGGTCCAGCGCTCCCCGCCCCGGGCCATCTCGATCA
This window harbors:
- a CDS encoding WecB/TagA/CpsF family glycosyltransferase translates to MKPERISLMGLPLDLVNMSGALEVIEGFLGESGPTRQVLTLNPEIVVRAESDPAVRQAILEAELVTADGVGILWAAKQLAGKQPEDRVTGADLTVELFQRFGSRLKVFFLGAKPGIAHKAAERSRREWGIQVVGIQDGYFQDEAAVLEAIREAQPDLLLVGMGERQDTFIHRNKATLGAKVAIGVGGVLDVLSGEVKRAPRWAQRLNIEWLLRVGLDRKRWGRFPRLVRFVRLVLEQKKAGGQSLF